Proteins from a genomic interval of Pirellulales bacterium:
- a CDS encoding PEGA domain-containing protein translates to MTATKFSSRPTVGHGVLWAAALVVALTAGCVQRRLTIRSNPPGAFVYVDNYPIGTTPVSTDFVYYGKRQIRLVRDGYETLTVDQKIKAPWYEWFGIDFISENLVPANIRDEQTLSFQMVPQQVPSNPQLTARAEELRASSQAQRYVPPPVPLAPPPGAVPPPPPPGVLPPPTIGAPIMVPQQPPGNRIPPPSTSQPTLLMPPPGVNQLPAPGASAPPTGYGAPPQGYALPPGVSPPPPQQQNAAPLFPLR, encoded by the coding sequence GTGACAGCGACGAAATTCAGCTCGCGACCGACTGTGGGTCACGGCGTCCTTTGGGCCGCCGCGCTGGTGGTAGCGCTGACGGCCGGCTGCGTGCAGCGCCGCCTGACGATTCGCTCGAATCCACCCGGCGCATTCGTCTATGTGGACAATTACCCGATCGGCACGACGCCGGTATCGACCGATTTCGTTTACTACGGCAAGCGGCAGATCCGGCTGGTGCGCGACGGTTACGAAACGTTGACCGTGGACCAGAAGATCAAGGCGCCGTGGTACGAATGGTTCGGCATCGACTTCATCAGCGAGAACCTGGTGCCGGCGAATATTCGTGACGAGCAGACTTTGAGTTTCCAGATGGTGCCGCAGCAGGTACCGTCTAACCCGCAACTGACGGCTCGGGCCGAAGAGCTGCGCGCGAGCAGCCAGGCGCAGCGCTACGTGCCGCCGCCGGTTCCGTTGGCTCCGCCTCCGGGCGCTGTTCCTCCACCGCCACCGCCGGGCGTATTGCCACCGCCGACGATCGGTGCGCCGATCATGGTGCCGCAGCAGCCGCCGGGCAACCGTATCCCGCCCCCATCGACCAGCCAGCCGACGTTGTTGATGCCGCCGCCGGGGGTGAATCAACTGCCGGCTCCTGGGGCGAGCGCGCCGCCGACCGGTTACGGCGCACCCCCGCAAGGTTATGCATTGCCGCCGGGAGTGAGTCCTCCGCCGCCGCAACAGCAGAATGCGGCACCGCTCTTTCCGTTGCGGTAA